TCCCAGGTGTCTTGCAGGGCGAACCCCCGCCCTCGTGCGCCTGCCTCCGTTATCTTCCCCGACAGTTGATGCTGTTCCGGCGTCTCGCGCGCTCCGTCTGGCTGCTGCTCCTCGTGCTGCTGCACGCGGCGGGCGCGAGCTTGGGCGCGACGACACCGCCCGCGGACTTTGCGATCCCGGCGGGCCCGGCGCACGAGCGGCTCAAGCTCGCCGCGCAGCAAGGCAACGTCGAGGTGTTGATCTCGACCGACGTGCCGCAGTCCGCGACGACGCGCGCGGTGCGCGGACGCCTGACGCCCGAGGAGGCTTTGACCCGCATGCTCGAGGACACCCCGTTCGCGGCCGTCCCGGTTAGCGGCGGCCACGCGTTCGGCATCCTCCGCAAATCGCCGCGACCCGCCCCGCGAGGCGACGGCGACACCAATCAATCCGGCTCCTCTACCCAACCCCTTTCTTCGATGGACACCTCACCCGCCACCCCGCGGAAAACCTGGCTCTCAGCTGCGCTCAGCGCGGTCGCCTCATTCGCTTTCGCCGCCCCACCCCCGCTCACCGCCCAGGAAAAAGCGACGGAAACCGTCGTCACGCTCAACCCGTTCGAGGTGCGCGCCCCCGGCGAATCCAACCTCTGGACCGTCAACCAATCCTCCGGCGGCACGCGCGTCGCCGTGCCGATCAAGGAGCTGCCCTTCTCGCTCGATGTGCTCACGACGCGCTTCATGGACGATTTCATCGTCAGCGATCTCGGCGAAGTGCTCTCGCAGGTCGGCAACGTCTCCGGCCTCGAGTCCTACACCGGCGCCGGCTCGGGCAACTCCATCCGCGGCTTTTCCCAATATTACCAGCTGCGCAACGGCTTTTATCGCAACGGCGTCATCGACAAGACGCTCGTCTCCCGCGTCGAAGTCATCAAGGGCCCCTACGCCGCCATCTACGGCCGCGGCGAGCCCGGCGGCGTGATCAACTACATCTCCAAGCGCCCCGTCTTCGGCCAGAATTCCGGCAAGGCGCTCGTTGAAGCCGGCGGGAACCGCACCGGCCGCGTCCAGCTCGAGCACAACCTCGCGCTCGGCCGCCGCACCGCGCTCCTGCTCGCCGGCTCCTACGCCGAACGCGATTTCGACCAGATGTTCACCTACGAGCGCACGCGCAACTTCGGCGCCGTGTTGCGCACGCTCCTCACCGATCGCACCGAGCTGCTCCTCGAATACGAGCACATGTTCCGCCGCAACAACCGCGGCCGCCCCGTCATCGACGTTCGCATCGACGGCGTCGATCCCACCGATGGCACGCGCAACAAATACACCGGCGAATTCGCCTACGACTTCATGGCCAAATACGGCTGGGTAAACACGCTCGGCCCCACGACCTACAGCGACCGCCAGCTCGACACCGTCAACCTCACGCTCATCCACCAGTTCTCCTCCGACGTCAGCCTGCGCGTCGCCTACAACGACTCCCGGACCACGCAGGACTACGACTACACGGCCTTCGGCGGCTCCACGATTCTCGTCAACCCGACGACCCACGAATTCACCCGCTGGAACACCGTCGCCGCTCCCTTCTGGCGCCAGTTGCCCTCCGACGTGAAAAATCTCCAAGCCGACCTCACGGTGAACTTCGACACCGGCCCCGTGAAACACTCGACGCTCTTCACCTTCGACTATTCGAACCAGATCGACGGCCGCGTTTCTGAGCGCGCCGCGCGCGGCGTCGCCACCGACGTCCACACCGTCACCTACACCGGCGCCGTGCCCAACTACACCAATGACGCCGGCTCGCTCCACGGCCCGCGCACCAGTCCGATCCCGGCGTTCAACACCTCCATCAGCCGCTGGGCCACGCCGCAGTATTACACCTGGCTCCAGGAAAACCGCAGCCTCGACTACGACATCTCCGGCGTGTTCCTCATGCACCGCGCGCGCTTCCTCAACGACAAGATCCTCGCCATGGCCGGCGGCCGCTACGACACCGCGAAGACCGTCATCACCGATCGCCTCAGTCCCGACAAAACCACCGTCACCGGCCAAACGCAGTCCCGCGTCGACGACTTCACCTATAACGTCGGCCTGAACTACTACGCCACACCCACCACTGTCCTCTACGGCTCGCACTCCACCTCGTTCAACCCCAAGGGCGACGTCTACTCGAACACCGGCAAGCCCATGCCCAACGAACGCGGCGACGGCTGGGAAGTCGGCTTCCGCACCCAGCTGCTCAAGGAGCGGTTCGACGTCGGCGCGAGCTACTTCCACATCGAACGCCAGAACGTCCGCATCGCGAACCCCGACTTCGACAGTGCCGTCGATAATCCCGCGCAGAAACCGCAATTCATCGCCGGCGGCCTCGACCGCTCGAAGGGCTACGAGTTCTACGCCAACGGCAAAGTCACCGACGCGTTTTCGCTCCGCGTCTCCGCCGGCACAGTCGACGCCCGGCACATCAAGAGCCTCGACGCGTGGAAGCAGGGCCTGCACCTCGTCCGCACGCCGGAGTGGAACTACGCCGTCGGCGCCAACTACCGCGTGCGCACCGGTCCGCTGAAAGGCCTGAGCCTGAACGCCGCCTACCGCGCGCAGAGCGGCTATCGCCTCATGGACCAGACGCCGTCCGCGGTCGATCAACGCATCAACCTGCGCGCGGAGGAAGGCGGCATTCTGGATCTCGCCGCCGGCTACAACTGGAAAACCGGCACGCGCCTGAAGCACACGATCCGCTTCGCCGTGAAGAACGCCCTCGACGACATCTTCATCGAAGGCAGCGGCTACTTCACGCTCGGCCGCCAGTTCACCAGCTCCTACACGCTCGAATACTGAACCCCCAGCCGCCTCGCCGGAGGCGGCTGATTTGCACGTCTCACGCGCCACACTGGAACGCGCGCTCGGCAAAATCGAGCGCGCAAGGGTGGTCGCCGACGTCCCGGTGGCGACAAAATCGCGCCGCGCGCGCGATGCCGCCGAGGACGGCGGCACCCATCTTCGCCGCCACTTTTTCGACCATAAAACCTCATGCACCGCCTCCGCTTCTTTCTTCGTCTCCTGCTGCTCGGTTGCGCCACGACAGCTCTTCGCAGCGCTGAGTCGCACGAATCTCCCGATGCCTCCGAGTCCACTCCGCCCACCGAACCACCCGGTCTCGTTTGGCACCGCACTGCCGATTGGGGCGTCGAAGGTCGCGCACTCCCGGACGCCAAGCGCCTCCGCTGGTTCGATCGGCTGCCCGCCGCCGCGCAAAGCCGCGTCACCGATAAGGTCTGGAAACTCAGCCGCGACAGCGCCGGCATGCTCGTGCGCTTCCGCACCGATGCGTCCACGCTCTGGGCCGACTACACGCTGCTGCGCGGTCCCAACGCCGGCGCCAACCAAACCGCCATCGGCGCGAGCGGTCTCGACCTCTACGCGCGTGACGACACCGGCCACTGGCGCTGGGTCAGCGTCACGCGCCCGACCAGCCAACACATCCGCCAGGAACTCGTCAGCGGCCTCGCGACCGGCGCGCGCGAATACGCGCTCTACCTGCCGCTCCGCAACGGCGTGGAAGAACTCACCATCGGCATCCCACCCGACGCGAAGTTCGAAGGCCTGCCTCCGCGCGCGACGAAGCCGATCGTCTTCTACGGCACCTCCATCACGCACGGCGCCAGCGCCTCGCGTCCGGGCATGACGCACGTCGCCATCCTCGGCCGGCGCCTCGACCGCCCCGTGATGAACTTCGGTTTCTCCGGCAACGGCCGCATGGACGCCGCCGTCGGCGAGGTTCTCACCCAAATCGACGCCGCGATCTACGTCATCGACTGCCTGCCGAACATGAACCCCGCCTCCGTCCGCGAGAAGTGCCTGCCGCTCGTCCGCCAGCTCCGCACCGCACATCCGGACACGCCCATCGTGCTCGTCGAGGATCGCCGCAAACCCAACGTCTGGATTCTCCCCGCGCGCGATCGCTTTCACTCGGAAAACCACGCCGCGCTGCGCGAATGCTTCGAAGCGCTCCAGCGCGAAGGCATCACCGATCTCTATTATCTGCCGGGTGACGATCTGCTCGGCGACGACGCCGAAGCCACCACCGACGGCTCGCACCCGAGCGATCTTGGCTTCGTTCGCCAAGCCGACGCCTTCGAGCCGCTCTTGCGCAAAATTCTCGGCCCGTAGTTCCACGCCCCGCCACTCGCCGACGACACTCCGCCGCCGGCCGCAACTCCCAAACCCCGATCCCCATGAACCTCCGCGTTCTGCTCCGTTCGCTTCTCACCGTCGGCACGCTGGGCGGCGGCGCCGCCCTGTTCGCCGCCACCGGCAATCCGTGGTTCGACGACTTCGTCACCTACGACAACGCCAAGGGCTCCACCTACACCGCGCGCACCGACGCCGCCTACCTCGCCTGGCAGGAGAGCTACATGCTGCGCAGCTACCTCAACCTCTACGAAGTCTCTCAGGACACCGCGTGGCTCACCAAGTTCACCAACCACGCCGACACCGTCATCGGCAACGCCATCGACTACGACGGCGACGGCTATCGCGATTGGACGACCGCGCGCTACTCGCCGAACCTCGCGCTCAACTCCGGCTTCGAGACCGCCAACTCCGGCGACGCCACGCTCCCGGCCAACTGGACCCGCAGCGGCTCGACGAGCACGACCGCGTTTCGCACCAATGCCCCCGGCGCGTTCATCCCCGGCGACGCCTGCTCGAGCGTGACGTGGGGCGTGGAGCTGATCACCGCCGGCGCGACCTTGCAGCGGCTCTATCAGGATATTCCGACCTATCTGCCGAATCACCGTTACGAACTCGCCTTCTCGGCGAAGAACGGCGGCAGCGTCGCCGCGCGCGCGTTCGTCTACGATCGCACCACGAGCACGGTCCTTGGCAGCGTCTTCGCCAGCTCCGCCAACTGGAAAAGCTATTCGCTCGAATTCGTCATGCCCGCCGCCGGCCACGACGTCGAACTCTGGCTGAGTCACGCCGCCACCACCACGAGCGGCGACACGATGTTCTTCGACAACCTCCGCGTCTCGCCGTTCTTCGCCTATCACGTCGTCGACGGCATGATCGGCACGCCGATCGCCGCGTTCGTGCGCCTCGTGAATCAGAACGCGACCGCACTCTCGTCGTTTCAAACCAAGGCGAACGACTACCAGGCCTTCCTCGAGAACCACGTCATCGCGAAGTGGGAGGACCCCGCCGGCTTCTACGGCAACA
This window of the Candidatus Didemnitutus sp. genome carries:
- a CDS encoding TonB-dependent receptor — its product is MLFRRLARSVWLLLLVLLHAAGASLGATTPPADFAIPAGPAHERLKLAAQQGNVEVLISTDVPQSATTRAVRGRLTPEEALTRMLEDTPFAAVPVSGGHAFGILRKSPRPAPRGDGDTNQSGSSTQPLSSMDTSPATPRKTWLSAALSAVASFAFAAPPPLTAQEKATETVVTLNPFEVRAPGESNLWTVNQSSGGTRVAVPIKELPFSLDVLTTRFMDDFIVSDLGEVLSQVGNVSGLESYTGAGSGNSIRGFSQYYQLRNGFYRNGVIDKTLVSRVEVIKGPYAAIYGRGEPGGVINYISKRPVFGQNSGKALVEAGGNRTGRVQLEHNLALGRRTALLLAGSYAERDFDQMFTYERTRNFGAVLRTLLTDRTELLLEYEHMFRRNNRGRPVIDVRIDGVDPTDGTRNKYTGEFAYDFMAKYGWVNTLGPTTYSDRQLDTVNLTLIHQFSSDVSLRVAYNDSRTTQDYDYTAFGGSTILVNPTTHEFTRWNTVAAPFWRQLPSDVKNLQADLTVNFDTGPVKHSTLFTFDYSNQIDGRVSERAARGVATDVHTVTYTGAVPNYTNDAGSLHGPRTSPIPAFNTSISRWATPQYYTWLQENRSLDYDISGVFLMHRARFLNDKILAMAGGRYDTAKTVITDRLSPDKTTVTGQTQSRVDDFTYNVGLNYYATPTTVLYGSHSTSFNPKGDVYSNTGKPMPNERGDGWEVGFRTQLLKERFDVGASYFHIERQNVRIANPDFDSAVDNPAQKPQFIAGGLDRSKGYEFYANGKVTDAFSLRVSAGTVDARHIKSLDAWKQGLHLVRTPEWNYAVGANYRVRTGPLKGLSLNAAYRAQSGYRLMDQTPSAVDQRINLRAEEGGILDLAAGYNWKTGTRLKHTIRFAVKNALDDIFIEGSGYFTLGRQFTSSYTLEY
- a CDS encoding SGNH/GDSL hydrolase family protein, which gives rise to MHRLRFFLRLLLLGCATTALRSAESHESPDASESTPPTEPPGLVWHRTADWGVEGRALPDAKRLRWFDRLPAAAQSRVTDKVWKLSRDSAGMLVRFRTDASTLWADYTLLRGPNAGANQTAIGASGLDLYARDDTGHWRWVSVTRPTSQHIRQELVSGLATGAREYALYLPLRNGVEELTIGIPPDAKFEGLPPRATKPIVFYGTSITHGASASRPGMTHVAILGRRLDRPVMNFGFSGNGRMDAAVGEVLTQIDAAIYVIDCLPNMNPASVREKCLPLVRQLRTAHPDTPIVLVEDRRKPNVWILPARDRFHSENHAALRECFEALQREGITDLYYLPGDDLLGDDAEATTDGSHPSDLGFVRQADAFEPLLRKILGP